A stretch of DNA from Candidatus Zixiibacteriota bacterium:
GGGCAGGATGTGTTTTGAGCGGCGACGTTTATAATCGTTTCGGTGATTTCTTTATTAGCGATGGTCCAGCCGATGCGAAATCCGGTCATGGCGTACATTTTGGAGACGCCGTTGACAACGATGAGCAGTGAAGAGTCCGAATTATCTTTGGCGTAATCATAACAAATGGGCCATTTTTTATCGTCAAAGATTAGCTTGTGATAGATATCGTCCATAATCAAATAGACGCCCTTTTTCTCACAAAGCTCGACCAAGGCCGCGATTAACTCTGCCGAGTACATAACTCCCGAAGGGTTATTGGGGCTGTTGACAATGATCGCCTTTGTTTTGGAGCCTAATTTATCACTGATGTCCTGAATGCGAGGCTCAAAGGTACCGTTCGGGGGATTGACGACAACCGGTTTACCATAGAGCATTTTGATAATTTCCGGGTAGCTGACCCAATAGGGAGCGAGCATGATGACTTCATCGTTAGGATTAAGAAGGGTCATCATTAGATTATATATCGCCTGTTTAGCTCCGGCTGAAACGACCACGTTATCATGGGCGAAGGTTTTATGATAATTCTCTTCAGTGTATTTAATTATGGCGTTTATCAGGGGAGCGATGCCTTTGGTGGGCGTATATCTGATTTCGGCGGTCGTTAATTTTGAAGAGGCGGCTTGAATGGCGTCGAAAGGAACTTTTGATTTTGGCTCGCCTGCGCCCAGATGTATGACCGGTTCTCCCGCATCACGCAATTGACCGGCTTTCTGGTTTAGCGCCAGGGTTGGAGATTCGGATATTTTAAGCGCCAATTTACTAAGACTCATTGTTTATCCTTTCAAAAGAACTGCAATGGCCGAGACATCGACGATATCATCGGCGGAACATCCCCGCGAAAGGTCATTGGCAGGTACTTCCAGACCCTGAATAATAGGACCGGTGGCCGTGGCTCCAGCCATGCGCTGGGCCAATTTATATCCGATATTTCCGGCATCAAGATCGGGGAATATCAGGACATTGGCGCTGCCAGCGACGGTTGAGCCGGGAGCTTTTTTCTGACCGATGGCGGGGATGACGGCGGCGTCGAGCTGTAATTCGCCATCGGCTTCAATGTCCGGGTAATCTTTTTTGAATATATCAAGAGCTTCCGTAACTTTATCTATATCG
This window harbors:
- a CDS encoding pyridoxal phosphate-dependent aminotransferase — its product is MSLSKLALKISESPTLALNQKAGQLRDAGEPVIHLGAGEPKSKVPFDAIQAASSKLTTAEIRYTPTKGIAPLINAIIKYTEENYHKTFAHDNVVVSAGAKQAIYNLMMTLLNPNDEVIMLAPYWVSYPEIIKMLYGKPVVVNPPNGTFEPRIQDISDKLGSKTKAIIVNSPNNPSGVMYSAELIAALVELCEKKGVYLIMDDIYHKLIFDDKKWPICYDYAKDNSDSSLLIVVNGVSKMYAMTGFRIGWTIANKEITETIINVAAQNTSCPSVVQQVAAAGALNGDQNSVENLRLMLENNRNIMLEELNSVNGLKTHKSEGTFYCLPDFRAFGKDSTQLSKFLLEKALVVSVPGGEFGLEGHLRLSYCGSVKDIKDGVARIKWAFDPDSPDEIYIGDRKIKRDWL